Within Caproicibacterium argilliputei, the genomic segment AGTTTGATATTATGTACGGCCAGGGCATTTCACACGTTGGGGAGCTGATTGACCTCGGTGTGAAGCTGGACATCATTGAGAAGAGCGGCTCGTGGTTTTCCTACAACGGACAGCGCTTGGGACAGGGCCGCGATAATGTGAAAAAATTCTTTGAAGAAAACCAAGAGCTTGCCGAAGAAGTGGAAGCCAAGGTGCGCGCAAATGCGGACAAGCTTTACGAAAAAACCATTTCGCCTCGCGCCAGCGCGGCGAAGCCGCTGGAAGAAGTAGAAGCGGAGGCAGCGGAAAAAGTCGATGCGCAGGAGCCTGAAGCACCTGCGGAAAACAAACAAAGTACGCGGAGCGCTTCTGTTAATATTGATATTGAGGCGGACGACGAGTAAAAAATAGACCAAGGGGGCGTGTGCGCGGTGGAACTGACGGCGGCGGAACCGCGGCGGCACAGCATGACGGCGCTGTTTCTGGATGGAGAGTACGCGGTGAGCGTGGATACCGAAACGCTGCTGCAGGCCGGCTGGAAGCCGGGGCAAGATGTTACCGACGAGGAACTGCACGAACTGCTGCAGCAGTCGGATGCACACCGTGCGCGCGAAAAGGCGCTGTATCTGCTGGAGCACCGCAGCCACTCAAAAAAAGAACTGGAGCAGAAAATTGCCCGCACGGTATCACCAGAGGCGGCACAGGTCGCCGCACAGAAAATGGAGGACCTCGGTCTGGTGGATGATGAGGACTACGCCCAGCGTTTTGCGCGCGAACTGTACCGTAAGGGCTGCGCCAAACGGCGCGTTTGCTATGAACTGGCGCATAAGGGCATCGCGCCGGAAATCGTGCAGCAGGCCGCAGATGACAACGAGCCGGAGACGCAGCAGGCGATTCTGCGGATTCTGCAGAAAAAGTACCGCGACCTTTCCGATGAGAAAAGCCAGCGGCGGGCTTCGGCGGCTTTGCAGCGGCTGGGCTACGGTTATGACGAGATTCGCGCCGCGCTGCGCCGATACAATACAAATGAGGATGAATGGAATGGCTGAATCAGTAGGATTAGTGAACCTGGGCTGCGCAAAAAACCAGGTGGACGGAGAACGGATGCTGGCGTCGCTGGAAAGCGCAGGCTGGGAAGTAAAGGACGATGCCGCGCTTGCGGATGTTGCAATTGTGAATACCTGCGGCTTTATCCAGAGTGCCAAACAGGAGAGTATCGACGAGATTTTGGAGCTTGCCCGCCTCAAAAAAGAGGGGCACCTCAAGGCCATCGTTGTCACCGGCTGCCTTGCGGAGCGCTACCGCAGTGAAATTATGCAGCAGCTGCCGGAATGCGACGCAGTTTGCGGCATTGGTGCGGACGCGGACATCAACTACATCTGCCGTGCGGCATTGGCGGGTGCGCGGCCGGAGGCTTTTCCGGAGAAGGAAAAGCTGCCGCTCTGCGGCGAGCGCAAACTGCTGACCCCCAGCTTCTTTGCCTACCTCAAAATTGCAGAGGGCTGCGACAACCGCTGCAGCTACTGTGCCATTCCCATGATTCGCGGCAGGTACCGCAGCCGCACCATGGAGGACATTGAAGCCGAAGCGCGCAAGCTGGTGCAAAACGGTGCCAAGGAACTGATTTTAATCGCGCAGGATACCACCAAATACGGCTGGGACCTTTACGACCACAAACTGATGCTGCCGCAGCTGCTGCGCCGCCTGTGCAAAATTGACGGGCTGGTCTGGATTCGGATGCTCTACTGCTACCCGGACTATATGACCGATGAGCTGCTGGACGTGATGGCGTCCGAGCCAAAGGTGCTCAAGTACATTGACCTGCCGCTGCAGCACTGCAGCCAGTCCATTTTAAAGGCCATGCGCCGCTGGGGCAGCCGCGAGGAGCTGACAAAGCTGATTGCGCATATCCGTGAAAAAGTGCCGGGCGTTACGCTGCGCACCACGCTGATTACCGGCTTTCCCGGAGAAACGGAAGCGGACTTTACCGCGCTTTGCGAATTTGTCAAGGAAATGAAATTTGACCGCATGGGCTGCTTTGCTTACTCGCAGGAAGAGGGCACCGCCGCCGCGGAAATGCCGAACCAGATTGATGAAGATGTCAAGCAGCGCCGTATGGAACTGATTATGGAAGGGCAGATGGATCGCGACCAGACCGCCGGTGAGGCGATGGCGGGGCAGGTGCAGACAGTGCTGTGTGAGGGCTGGGATCGCTACGCGGAGTGCTGGTTTGGCCGCACCGCGGCGCAGGCGCCGGATGATATTGACGGAAAAGTGTATTTCACCGTACCCACCGGCGCTCAAAAGCCGGTTATGGGTACCTTTGTGCAGGTAAAGATTACAGAGTGTATGGATGGAGACCTGATTGGAGAACTTTGTCCGTCAAAGGGGGCATAAACAAACATGAATTTGCCCAATAAACTGTCGCTGCTGCGTATCCTTCTGGTGCCGGTGTTTGCGGCGTTTTTGCTGGCTTCTTCCGTACAGGGGCACTTTCTGTGGGCGTTGGTGCTGTTTGCAG encodes:
- a CDS encoding regulatory protein RecX; translation: MELTAAEPRRHSMTALFLDGEYAVSVDTETLLQAGWKPGQDVTDEELHELLQQSDAHRAREKALYLLEHRSHSKKELEQKIARTVSPEAAQVAAQKMEDLGLVDDEDYAQRFARELYRKGCAKRRVCYELAHKGIAPEIVQQAADDNEPETQQAILRILQKKYRDLSDEKSQRRASAALQRLGYGYDEIRAALRRYNTNEDEWNG
- the rimO gene encoding 30S ribosomal protein S12 methylthiotransferase RimO, with protein sequence MAESVGLVNLGCAKNQVDGERMLASLESAGWEVKDDAALADVAIVNTCGFIQSAKQESIDEILELARLKKEGHLKAIVVTGCLAERYRSEIMQQLPECDAVCGIGADADINYICRAALAGARPEAFPEKEKLPLCGERKLLTPSFFAYLKIAEGCDNRCSYCAIPMIRGRYRSRTMEDIEAEARKLVQNGAKELILIAQDTTKYGWDLYDHKLMLPQLLRRLCKIDGLVWIRMLYCYPDYMTDELLDVMASEPKVLKYIDLPLQHCSQSILKAMRRWGSREELTKLIAHIREKVPGVTLRTTLITGFPGETEADFTALCEFVKEMKFDRMGCFAYSQEEGTAAAEMPNQIDEDVKQRRMELIMEGQMDRDQTAGEAMAGQVQTVLCEGWDRYAECWFGRTAAQAPDDIDGKVYFTVPTGAQKPVMGTFVQVKITECMDGDLIGELCPSKGA